The Colias croceus chromosome 3, ilColCroc2.1 genome includes a region encoding these proteins:
- the LOC123706173 gene encoding uncharacterized protein LOC123706173, whose product MFDLFSLRRGLYVLGIALFDMALSVALPLSGLETENFNSFSHIIEIAGLSKSQTSPSPSVSSESSGIGSLVSLKSESVNSDSLPSSPQTTEKKLFDSVVQPQPRPKERKEDVKVVCGGRDILNLMANLRDPRWNYRATVLPPNNPALFFANRSQYHRLGPYGTRTQYVKDSCRDCGFSWVVAATD is encoded by the exons ATGTTCGATCTCTTTTCGCTACGTCGAGGCTTGTACGTTTTGGGAATTGCGCTTTTcg ACATGGCATTATCAGTTGCACTACCTCTATCGGGATTGGAgacagaaaatttcaattcCTTCAGCCATATCATAGAAATAGCGGGCCTATCAAAGTCTCAAACGAGCCCAAGCCCGTCTGTATCCAGTGAATCTAGCGGTATCGGCTCATTGGTTTCGCTCAAATCAGAGTCTGTAAACAGCGATTCTTTGCCATCTAGTCCTCAAACCACAGAGAAG AAATTATTTGATTCGGTTGTGCAACCCCAGCCACGTccaaaagaaagaaaagaggATGTCAAAGTGGTATGCGGAGGCCGTGACATTCTCAACTTAATGGCCAATCTCAGAGATCCTCGATGGAATTACCGTGCGACAGTGCTGCCTCCCAACAACCCAGCACTGTTCTTCGCAAATCGCTCTCAGTACCACCGCCTGGGGCCGTATGGGACACGCACACAGTATGTAAAAGACTCCTGTCGCGACTGCGGCTTCTCATGGGTTGTAGCTGCCACTGATTAG